One genomic region from Lycorma delicatula isolate Av1 chromosome 1, ASM4794821v1, whole genome shotgun sequence encodes:
- the LOC142317532 gene encoding uncharacterized protein LOC142317532: MTKQLDNTTFCEWEASNRSNEISTLAELIHFLEQKCQVLEAMEDRNIVKRSQIMPSFVHGRFKSSNKNKNLSANYVSSLNKCALCEKFYPIYSCEKFLSLSASAREKEVKRLKLCFNCLSSKHRNTECTSSCCKTSGKKHNTLLHFPQSQILGKVKMPGNHSSGDIQGGEATNDKVQPTTVAHWISNQANIAVLLSTAVVGVVDKRGAPHLYRVLLDSGSQSNFISEKLSSDIDLLIGAEQFFNLLCDERIKPTGTALVFQNTVFGWILSGKIKANQVAGAAVCCNLSVEERVDKQLQQFWKVEEIHHTVNSSRSNAEIECENHFVRTVSHGADGKFVVSLPIETPEKLGNSRETAVCRLKALERRFNHNVELRKNIVNS; the protein is encoded by the exons ATGACTAAACAGTTAGACAATACAACTTTTTGTGAGTGGGAGGCATCAAATAGAAGTAATGAGATTTCTACATTAGCtgagttaatacattttttggaaCAAAAATGTCAGGTGTTAGAAGCAATGGAAGATAGAAACATAGTGAAACGTTCTCAGATTATGCCTAGTTTCGTTCATGGTAGATTTAAGTCatcaaataagaataaaaatttgtcagCAAATTATGTATCCTCTTTAAACAAATGTGCATTGTGTGAAAAATTCTATCCTATTTATTCGTGTGAGAAGTTCTTATCTTTATCTGCGTCAGCTAGGGAAAAAGAGGTGAAAAGATTGAAActgtgttttaattgtttatcaagCAAGCATAGGAATACTGAATGCACTTCTAGTTGCTGTAAAACTAGTGGGAAAAAGCATAACACTTTATTGCACTTTCCGCAGTCACAGATACTTGGTAAGGTGAAAATGCCAGGTAACCACTCAAGTGGGGATATACAAGGGGGTGAGGCAACCAATGACAAGGTTCAGCCTACAACTGTGGCTCATTGGATTTCAAATCAAGCAAATATTGCTGTGCTATTATCCACAGCAGTAGTGGGAGTTGTTGACAAACGAGGTGCTCCTCATTTATATAGAGTTCTCTTAGATTCAGGGAGCCAAAGCAATTTTATAAgtgaaaagttg tcgtCTGACATTGATCTCCTTATTGGAGCAGAACAATTCTTTAATCTATTATGTGATGAAAGAATAAAACCGACTGGAACAGCATTAGTATTTCAAAATACCGTGTTCGGGTGGATCCTGTCAGGGAAGATCAAGGCAAATCAGGTGGCTGGTGCAGCAGTATGTTGTAATCTGTCTGTTGAAGAAAGAGTTGATAAACAGTTGCAACAATTTTGGAAGGTAGAAGAGATTCATCACACTGTCAATAGTTCTCGATCAAATGCTGAAATTGAATGTGAAAACCATTTTGTAAGAACAGTCAGTCATGGTGCAGATGGCAAATTTGTTGTAAGCTTGCCAATTGAAACTCCAGAAAAGTTAGGCAACTCTCGAGAAACAGCAGTGTGTCGATTGAAGGCTTTAGAACGACGATTCAATCATAATGTCGaactaaggaaaaatatagtgaaTTCATGA